One Setaria italica strain Yugu1 chromosome II, Setaria_italica_v2.0, whole genome shotgun sequence DNA segment encodes these proteins:
- the LOC111256415 gene encoding putative zinc finger CCCH domain-containing protein 51, producing the protein MNDMRQVQTPESLPMLEKEISELLLSLRPPKAPIESLADIYIKRYGKPLKIVGSCTDAQQHDDSLTCLLTMLCTTRVIERQGRCYIVPVEEAPKYLDDGFKLVMSPARKDSDQIYITFEPKSTFTKEDVWKYFSQYGPVSDVQIPLRKKRMFGYVSFMYPGTAKRILAERSPTNPHFICGDQVFVKAWKEKHELE; encoded by the exons ATGAATGACATGAGGCAAGTTCAGACTCCTGAGTCATTGCCCATGTTGGAGAAGGAGATCAGTGAGCTCCTGCTTTCGCTGCGACCACCGAAAGCCCCAATTGAGTCTTTGGCCGATATCTACATCAAGAGGTATGGAAAGCCTCTGAAGATTGTGGGTTCATGCACGGATGCCCAGCAGCATGATGACAGCCTCACCTGCCTGCTCACGATGCTTTGCACCACCAGAGTGATCGAGAG ACAGGGACGGTGTTATATTGTCCCGGTGGAAGAGGCCCCTAAGTACTTGGATGATGGTTTCAAATTGGTTATGTCTCCTGCTAGGAAGGACAGTGACCAGATTTATATTACCTTTGAGCCTAAAAGCACATTCACCAAAGAAGATGTTTGGAAATACTTCAG CCAGTATGGTCCTGTCAGTGACGTGCAAATTCCACTCCGGAAGAAACGCATGTTTGGTTACGTGAGCTTCATGTACCCTGGAACTGCAAAACGAATCTTAGCAGAAAGGAGTCCCACAAACCCTCATTTCATATGCGGAGATCaagtttttgtcaaagcctGGAAGGAAAAGCATGAACTAGAGTAA
- the LOC101767393 gene encoding chitin-inducible gibberellin-responsive protein 2, whose amino-acid sequence MADTPTSRMVHPFGNVPRQTPKQFLYSGNTQHLCHPYQSASDTHVVPEHHYTMKSHSPDAVSEEHETRKQYTLDSSAASGCSRHDSPSSQSIHTGSGSPLSHEDSHSGSTNGNGSPVSASCVTEDPTDLKQKLKDLEAVMLGTDSEIVDSLEISVANQLSLEPEKWVHMMSMPKGNLKELLIACARAVEQNNSFAIDLMIPELRKMVSVSGEPLERLGAYMVEGLVARLASSGNSIYKALKCKEPKSSDLLSYMHFLYEACPYFKFGYMSANGAIAEAVKGEDRIHIIDFHIAQGAQWISLLQALAARPGGPPFVRITGIDDSVSAYARGGGLELVGRRLSHIAGLYKVPFQFNAVAISGNEMEEGHLGIVPGEAVAVNFTLELHHIPDETVSTANHRDRILRLVKSLSPKVLTLVEQESNTNTAPFAQRFAETLDYYTAIFESIDLALPREDRERINMEQHCLAREIVNLVACEGEERVERHEVFGKWKARLMMAGFRPSPLSALVNATIKTLLQSYSPDYKLAERDGVLYLGWKNRPLIVSSAWH is encoded by the coding sequence ATGGCTGATACTCCAACTTCCCGCATGGTGCACCCCTTTGGTAATGTCCCAAGGCAGACTCCAAAGCAATTTCTGTATTCTGGCAACACTCAGCACCTCTGTCATCCATATCAGTCAGCTTCGGACACCCACGTCGTACCGGAGCATCATTACACCATGAAGTCTCATTCACCGGATGCTGTCTCTGAAGAGCATGAGACTCGCAAGCAGTACACACTGGACTCCTCTGCAGCTTCTGGTTGTTCGAGGCACGATTCTCCCTCGAGTCAGAGTATCCATACTGGGAGTGGCAGCCCTCTATCACACGAAGATAGCCACTCTGGCTCCACCAATGGCAATGGGTCACCTGTGAGTGCTTCCTGCGTCACTGAGGACCCTACTGATCTGAAGCAGAAGCTGAAGGATCTTGAGGCTGTGATGCTTGGGACAGACTCTGAGATAGTCGATAGCCTTGAGATCTCCGTTGCAAACCAACTTTCCTTGGAACCGGAGAAGTGGGTGCACATGATGAGCATGCCCAAAGGCAACCTGAAGGAGCTGCTGATTGCTTGTGCTAGAGCAGTGGAACAGAATAACAGTTTCGCAATTGATTTGATGATTCCAGAGCTGAGGAAAATGGTTTCTGTGTCCGGTGAGCCACTTGAGAGGCTGGGAGCCTACATGGTGGAAGGTCTGGTGGCCAGGCTCGCCTCCTCGGGCAACTCAATCTACAAAGCTCTGAAGTGCAAGGAGCCCAAGAGTTCTGATCTCCTGTCCTACATGCACTTCCTGTATGAGGCCTGCCCCTACTTCAAGTTTGGCTACATGTCGGCCAACGGCGCAATCGCAGAGGCTGTCAAGGGAGAAGACAGGATCCATATCATTGATTTCCATATCGCCCAAGGGGCGCAGTGGATCTCCCTCCTTCAGGCCCTTGCAGCAAGACCCGGTGGACCACCGTTCGTGAGGATCACCGGCATTGATGATTCAGTCTCAGCCTACGCCCGAGGCGGCGGTCTGGAGTTGGTTGGCAGGAGGCTGTCACACATTGCTGGCCTCTACAAGGTGCCCTTTCAGTTCAATGCTGTCGCTATCTCTGGCAATGAAATGGAAGAGGGACATCTCGGCATCGTCCCTGGCGAAGCCGTTGCTGTCAACTTCACCCTAGAGCTGCACCACATACCCGACGAGACCGTGAGCACGGCGAACCACCGGGACCGGATCCTGAGGCTGGTGAAGAGCCTGTCGCCCAAGGTGCTGACGCTGGTGGAGCAGGAGTCCAACACCAACACTGCCCCCTTCGCGCAGCGGTTCGCGGAGACGCTGGACTACTACACGGCCATCTTCGAGTCCATCGACCTGGCGCTGCCGAGGGAGGACCGGGAGCGGATCAACATGGAGCAGCACTGCCTGGCGAGGGAGATCGTGAACCTGGTGGCCTGCGAGGGGGAGGAGCGGGTGGAGAGGCACGAGGTGTTCGGCAAGTGGAAGGCGCGGCTGATGATGGCCGGGTTCAGGCCGTCCCCGCTCAGCGCGCTGGTGAACGCCACCATCAAGACGCTGCTGCAGAGCTACTCGCCGGACTACAAGCTCGCCGAGAGGGACGGCGTGCTCTACCTCGGCTGGAAGAACAGGCCCCTGATAGTCTCGTCGGCATGGCACTAG